From a single Candidatus Moraniibacteriota bacterium genomic region:
- a CDS encoding secondary thiamine-phosphate synthase enzyme YjbQ — MRIYKQKINVESRTQIEFLDITDKVQEVIDGSGIREGQALIYAPHTTMGIVVNYNEPMLLQDFMRILYKLVPIDDQYSHDLFELRRTKLSDGRSNGHSHCKSLLTGISETIPVEKGKLLITARQSIFAVDFDGARKRDIIVQVIGL; from the coding sequence ATGAGGATATACAAACAAAAAATAAACGTTGAAAGTAGAACCCAGATTGAATTCTTAGACATAACCGACAAGGTTCAGGAAGTTATTGACGGGTCGGGAATCCGCGAGGGGCAGGCGCTCATTTACGCTCCCCATACGACTATGGGAATTGTCGTTAATTACAACGAGCCGATGCTTCTTCAGGATTTTATGCGCATTCTTTACAAACTGGTTCCGATTGATGACCAGTATTCCCACGATCTTTTTGAACTGCGCCGGACCAAGCTCTCTGACGGAAGAAGCAATGGCCATTCCCACTGCAAATCACTGCTTACGGGAATAAGCGAAACAATTCCGGTAGAAAAAGGGAAACTGCTGATCACAGCCCGCCAGAGCATTTTCGCGGTTGACTTTGACGGAGCAAGAAAAAGAGATATCATAGTTCAAGTCATTGGATTATAA
- a CDS encoding CHAP domain-containing protein produces MLTCFKLETQKEEVMKRLALVLMLTCICLLHLSGNVFAFEYSGSMTKGGYTYTDYFIARSASAGTYIGVFYNSECYGTNHVTNVTHQFNPSCSTGGYVWYGTSCNVNMESCGYSNRFSVGYGYINSVFSDSGGGNYVLSTIYTDWSTSRDIYSSGGSHSLILANTVTPPAQLTIVVDPLEGGNVTGSGISCNVDENSTCQYSISQILQASLEANANEGYAFGHWLGIENPHAITPSESTTITAKFFKTFRNAAGSFRKAENETGGWCLNYVEYETDLPDGVCTYSAINCFAQANVKGYATGKEPRAGAIIAFAQTDTMPNGHVGIVTSINESAGTMSIHDSNLNEDGIVHDHTVNINNSDILGYIYYTP; encoded by the coding sequence ATGTTAACCTGTTTTAAACTTGAAACCCAAAAGGAGGAAGTGATGAAAAGGTTAGCTTTAGTATTGATGCTGACTTGTATATGTTTGCTCCATCTCTCTGGAAATGTTTTTGCATTTGAATATTCTGGCTCGATGACAAAAGGAGGCTATACTTACACCGATTATTTTATTGCTCGTTCAGCTTCTGCAGGTACCTACATAGGCGTTTTTTACAATTCAGAGTGCTACGGCACAAATCATGTAACAAATGTCACTCATCAGTTCAATCCCTCTTGCTCGACTGGCGGGTATGTGTGGTACGGTACTTCTTGTAACGTCAATATGGAAAGTTGCGGATATTCAAACAGGTTTTCCGTCGGCTATGGCTATATAAATAGCGTTTTTTCCGATAGTGGAGGAGGAAATTATGTCTTGTCAACAATTTATACAGATTGGTCGACTTCTCGTGATATTTATTCTTCGGGCGGTAGCCATTCTTTAATTTTGGCAAACACAGTTACGCCTCCTGCTCAACTCACCATAGTTGTTGATCCCTTGGAAGGTGGCAACGTAACGGGCAGCGGTATTTCCTGCAACGTTGATGAGAACAGCACTTGCCAATATTCGATCAGTCAAATTTTACAAGCAAGCCTTGAAGCCAATGCCAATGAAGGTTATGCTTTCGGTCACTGGCTGGGCATTGAAAATCCCCATGCAATAACGCCAAGCGAAAGCACAACGATTACGGCGAAGTTCTTTAAGACGTTCAGAAATGCGGCGGGGAGTTTCAGAAAAGCCGAAAATGAAACAGGCGGATGGTGTCTCAATTATGTCGAATATGAGACAGATCTTCCAGACGGCGTGTGTACCTACTCTGCTATAAATTGCTTTGCCCAAGCGAATGTTAAAGGGTATGCTACAGGCAAAGAACCCAGAGCTGGAGCCATTATCGCATTTGCTCAAACAGACACCATGCCGAATGGTCATGTTGGAATAGTTACCTCTATCAATGAAAGTGCAGGCACTATGTCTATTCACGATTCCAACCTGAACGAAGATGGAATTGTCCATGACCACACAGTGAACATAAACAACTCTGACATTCTTGGATATATCTATTACACTCCGTAG
- a CDS encoding FAD-dependent oxidoreductase — translation MENETYDLIIIGAGPAGLGASIYASRYKLNHLVIGAEMGGQAVNAWQVENYPGYEKISGRDLTEKFRIQAENLGGKIIQGVVGGVKKNNGEFEVFTEDGKSHKSQSIILALGMKPRKLNIPGEDKFVGKGVSYCATCDAAFFRGKDVVVIGGGDAAATAALHVAEFASKVYVLYRDNYIFEPVWEEQIKKNPKIELVCCSNVAEIKGDQKVTAVSYEFQGAKKELPAQGVFIEIGSVPGVAIAKELGIETDEQGYIIVDRTQATNIENVFAAGDVTTGSNKFRQIITAVAEGAVAAGSTYKKLKLKR, via the coding sequence ATGGAAAACGAAACCTACGATTTAATTATCATCGGCGCGGGGCCGGCGGGATTGGGGGCCTCAATCTACGCCAGCCGATATAAACTTAATCATCTGGTAATCGGCGCTGAAATGGGAGGCCAAGCGGTGAACGCCTGGCAGGTGGAAAATTATCCGGGCTACGAAAAAATTTCCGGCAGAGACCTGACGGAAAAATTTAGAATACAGGCGGAAAATCTGGGAGGAAAAATAATTCAGGGAGTCGTGGGCGGTGTCAAAAAAAATAACGGAGAGTTTGAAGTTTTTACCGAGGATGGAAAAAGCCATAAATCCCAAAGCATTATTTTAGCTCTTGGCATGAAGCCGAGAAAACTTAACATCCCCGGCGAGGATAAATTTGTCGGCAAAGGCGTTTCCTATTGCGCCACTTGCGACGCTGCCTTTTTCCGCGGGAAGGACGTAGTGGTAATCGGCGGGGGCGACGCGGCAGCAACGGCGGCTCTCCACGTCGCGGAATTTGCCAGTAAGGTTTATGTATTGTATCGGGATAATTATATTTTCGAACCGGTTTGGGAAGAACAAATTAAAAAGAATCCCAAAATAGAGCTGGTTTGCTGCAGTAATGTAGCCGAAATTAAAGGCGACCAGAAAGTTACCGCGGTGTCATATGAATTTCAGGGCGCCAAAAAAGAATTGCCTGCTCAAGGCGTTTTTATTGAAATTGGTTCAGTGCCGGGTGTCGCCATTGCCAAAGAATTAGGAATTGAAACCGACGAGCAGGGTTATATCATAGTTGATCGCACCCAAGCGACTAACATAGAAAATGTCTTCGCCGCCGGTGATGTCACCACTGGCTCTAACAAATTCCGCCAGATTATCACGGCCGTAGCCGAAGGAGCAGTGGCGGCGGGAAGTACGTATAAAAAGCTAAAACTGAAAAGGTAA
- a CDS encoding phosphoglycerate mutase family protein: MYNPEKVTSPEVEKKVETKIILEFMRHGEPESWKESQPDERRRLTEKGRAQSDEKGRKLNPQADVSLAWSSHRDRAKETAYRTMLADENINPDAGLEDIEKVISEELKVGKKIISDKRLDYNDEGELGDLLWEADDKGEFLDWLVNKSDKEALKYPGNETITYTRAAGNIAEIIGRYAKIGNNFNRIASKAGKYEKFGNQLERYLGTHQGIVELFIAKIIEKAEGVEERNEFIKALGEGFELTEGPRIEISSKDSEQNIYMAYKNAEGKEEKIEIKKELLEEIIKDKENFEKSIESQK; encoded by the coding sequence ATGTATAATCCGGAAAAAGTTACCTCTCCAGAAGTGGAGAAAAAAGTTGAAACAAAAATAATTTTGGAGTTTATGAGGCATGGCGAACCGGAATCCTGGAAAGAAAGCCAACCCGACGAAAGAAGGCGTTTAACAGAGAAGGGCAGAGCTCAATCAGATGAAAAAGGGAGGAAATTAAATCCACAAGCTGATGTATCACTAGCGTGGTCGAGCCATCGCGATAGAGCCAAAGAAACTGCTTATCGGACAATGCTAGCGGACGAAAATATAAATCCCGATGCCGGTTTGGAAGATATTGAAAAAGTCATTTCCGAGGAACTAAAAGTGGGGAAGAAAATTATTAGCGATAAAAGATTGGACTACAACGACGAAGGAGAATTAGGGGACTTGTTATGGGAAGCGGATGACAAAGGAGAATTTCTTGATTGGTTAGTGAATAAAAGTGACAAAGAAGCTCTTAAGTATCCGGGTAATGAGACAATTACTTACACAAGAGCGGCGGGCAACATCGCCGAAATAATCGGACGATACGCAAAAATTGGCAATAATTTCAACCGGATAGCATCCAAGGCAGGTAAATACGAAAAATTTGGAAACCAACTAGAGAGGTATTTGGGAACGCACCAGGGAATTGTTGAATTATTTATTGCGAAAATAATAGAGAAAGCGGAGGGTGTGGAGGAAAGAAATGAATTTATTAAAGCATTGGGCGAAGGATTTGAACTCACGGAGGGACCAAGGATAGAGATTTCAAGCAAGGACAGTGAGCAAAATATTTACATGGCCTATAAAAATGCTGAAGGCAAAGAAGAAAAAATAGAAATAAAAAAAGAATTACTGGAAGAAATAATAAAAGATAAAGAGAATTTTGAAAAGTCAATTGAATCTCAAAAATAG
- a CDS encoding rod shape-determining protein has translation MLKKIKAILRKITGNIFGNLSKDIGIDLGTANTLVYVRGKGIVINEPSVVAINKRTGQILAIGREAKQMVGKTPGHIVATRPLVGGVVSDFEVTEQMLKYFIDKVHKESFSLLPRPRVLIGIPSGITEVEKKAVIDATTNAGAREAYLIDEPMAAAIGARLPVTEAAGNMVVDIGGGTSEIAVISLGGVVICRSLRVAGDEMNEDIVRYCRDEFNLLIGEKTAEDVKIAIGSAYPQREAMTFPVRGRDLVSGLPKEVIVNDEQIREALSRSIRIIVNSIKTVVEETPPELLADVMQRGIILAGGGSLVRGLDKLIANQTEMPVRMMEDPLTAVVRGTGIVLEDLENLRDILVENEQDKLLRF, from the coding sequence ATGCTGAAAAAAATTAAAGCAATTTTAAGAAAAATAACCGGCAATATTTTCGGCAATCTTTCTAAAGACATCGGCATCGACCTGGGAACAGCCAATACCCTGGTTTATGTGCGCGGGAAAGGCATTGTTATCAATGAGCCCTCGGTGGTAGCGATTAACAAGCGGACGGGGCAAATTCTGGCCATTGGCAGAGAAGCCAAGCAGATGGTGGGAAAAACACCGGGGCATATCGTGGCCACGCGCCCCTTGGTTGGCGGGGTAGTGAGTGATTTTGAAGTGACCGAGCAAATGCTCAAATATTTTATTGATAAAGTTCACAAAGAGTCCTTTTCTCTTTTACCCCGGCCGCGCGTTTTAATCGGGATCCCGTCAGGAATCACTGAAGTGGAAAAAAAAGCCGTTATTGACGCTACCACTAACGCTGGCGCCCGGGAGGCCTATCTTATTGATGAGCCGATGGCGGCGGCGATCGGAGCCCGTCTTCCCGTAACGGAAGCGGCGGGCAATATGGTGGTTGACATTGGAGGAGGAACTTCGGAAATTGCGGTTATCTCCCTGGGAGGGGTGGTAATCTGCCGGAGTTTGCGGGTAGCTGGAGACGAAATGAACGAGGACATCGTCCGCTATTGCCGCGATGAATTCAACCTCCTAATAGGAGAAAAAACAGCCGAGGATGTTAAAATCGCCATTGGCAGCGCCTATCCGCAGCGGGAGGCAATGACCTTTCCGGTCCGCGGCAGGGATCTGGTAAGCGGCCTTCCCAAGGAAGTAATCGTTAATGATGAGCAGATTAGAGAAGCGCTGTCCCGTTCAATCAGAATCATAGTCAATAGCATTAAGACGGTTGTCGAGGAGACTCCGCCGGAACTTTTAGCTGACGTGATGCAGCGAGGAATAATTTTAGCCGGGGGCGGCAGTTTAGTCAGAGGACTGGATAAATTAATCGCTAATCAGACCGAAATGCCGGTGCGGATGATGGAGGACCCTCTTACCGCGGTGGTTCGGGGCACTGGAATTGTCTTGGAGGACTTGGAAAATTTAAGAGATATTTTAGTAGAGAACGAGCAGGATAAATTGTTGCGTTTCTAG
- the pcm gene encoding protein-L-isoaspartate O-methyltransferase: MSKLVNDLIKNGYLKTDLVIDAFSEINRIEFVPEDLENQSEVNIPLPIGYGQTISQPLTVAIMFELLDPRREQNILDVGSGSGWTTALLSYIVGPKGKVTALERISELCEFGKKNADKYGFIKKRITEFYCSDGSAGFPKNAPYDRILVSAATSEVPRLLKEQLKIGGKMVVPVHNDIWYLEKKGEDDFYKEEYPGFSFVPLIQETNI, from the coding sequence ATGAGCAAGCTGGTTAATGATTTAATAAAGAACGGCTACTTGAAAACCGATCTCGTCATTGACGCCTTTTCGGAAATAAACAGAATAGAATTCGTTCCCGAAGATCTTGAGAATCAATCCGAAGTTAATATCCCTCTTCCTATCGGTTATGGGCAGACGATATCCCAGCCGCTGACAGTGGCTATTATGTTTGAGCTTCTTGATCCGCGCCGGGAACAAAACATTTTGGATGTGGGAAGCGGATCGGGTTGGACGACAGCGTTGCTTTCCTATATTGTAGGACCCAAAGGAAAAGTTACGGCACTGGAGAGGATTTCCGAACTCTGTGAATTTGGAAAAAAGAACGCCGACAAATACGGTTTCATAAAGAAGAGAATCACGGAATTTTACTGTTCTGACGGAAGCGCTGGTTTTCCGAAAAACGCGCCCTATGACCGTATTTTGGTTTCAGCGGCGACCAGTGAAGTTCCCCGATTACTTAAAGAACAGCTCAAAATCGGAGGCAAAATGGTGGTTCCGGTGCACAACGACATCTGGTATCTTGAAAAAAAAGGAGAAGACGATTTTTACAAAGAAGAATATCCGGGATTTTCATTCGTTCCCCTGATTCAGGAAACCAATATTTAA
- the mltG gene encoding endolytic transglycosylase MltG: MFNKKIEKFIAVFIILSMIVGSFFYFRQQVYFSHGSYRETKIFTVKKGERNVLIASRLKEEGLITGKIYFYYYLRTHGLQNKILPGDYELSGGLTIPEIALILAEEQTKFIKVTFPEGWTSKQMAERLKANGLPGDDFLAIASNPQELAENYNFLSGDGIKNLEGYLFPDTYFFAKDATAKDIAVKLLGIFNTKITPPMKADALARGKSLNEIVIMASIIEGEVRSEEDRKIVSGIFWKRLENGKPLESCATLAYVLGTRKAQYSYADTQFDSPYNTYLHQGLPSGPISNPGLSSIEAALYPQESNYNYFLSDPETGETIFSATYEEHNENKRKYGL, translated from the coding sequence GTGTTTAACAAAAAGATAGAAAAGTTTATAGCAGTTTTTATCATTCTTTCTATGATAGTAGGGAGTTTTTTTTATTTCCGCCAGCAGGTTTATTTTTCTCACGGGAGTTACCGGGAAACAAAAATTTTTACAGTCAAAAAAGGAGAGAGGAACGTTTTGATTGCTTCACGACTAAAGGAAGAAGGATTGATAACAGGAAAAATTTATTTTTATTATTATCTTAGAACTCACGGACTTCAAAATAAAATCCTTCCGGGGGACTATGAACTGTCTGGCGGGCTGACCATTCCGGAAATCGCCCTCATTCTGGCAGAAGAACAGACAAAATTTATAAAAGTTACTTTTCCCGAAGGATGGACATCAAAGCAGATGGCCGAGCGGCTTAAGGCCAACGGGCTTCCCGGAGATGATTTTTTGGCAATTGCCAGTAATCCCCAAGAACTGGCCGAAAATTATAATTTTCTGTCCGGTGATGGCATAAAAAACCTTGAGGGCTATCTTTTTCCAGACACTTATTTTTTTGCTAAAGACGCGACAGCCAAAGATATTGCCGTGAAATTACTGGGAATATTCAATACCAAGATAACGCCGCCAATGAAAGCGGACGCGCTGGCCAGGGGAAAAAGCTTGAACGAAATTGTTATTATGGCCAGCATCATTGAAGGAGAAGTGAGAAGCGAGGAAGACCGAAAAATCGTAAGCGGAATTTTTTGGAAGCGCCTGGAAAACGGAAAGCCGTTGGAAAGTTGCGCCACCCTGGCTTATGTTCTTGGAACCCGCAAAGCGCAGTACTCTTATGCCGACACCCAGTTTGATTCTCCTTATAACACCTATCTTCACCAGGGACTTCCTTCCGGCCCGATTTCCAACCCCGGCCTTTCATCAATTGAAGCCGCTCTTTATCCCCAAGAATCCAACTACAACTATTTTCTAAGCGATCCGGAAACGGGAGAAACCATTTTTTCCGCCACTTATGAAGAACATAATGAAAATAAGAGGAAGTATGGCCTTTAG